The following proteins are co-located in the Planctomycetaceae bacterium genome:
- a CDS encoding transcription antitermination factor NusB, producing the protein MDKKNIQHSARDIAVRALLEGPARAASALDMAIAAAAEISSADAALAREITLGCIRRKATLTAVLRAFLQKPDQRLPETIWKIMSVAMYQVLFLDRVPDFAAVNEAVEQTSRMGYPRQRGLVNGVLRSVLRSLSPLERGEVVQAADVIPVGPSAMRRCSKAIFPNPERDEVGYLAAAGSMPELLAQRWLKRLNTLRAALQAAMHACSSPPLVARVNTLKSSVRRTLDSIKAEGGEALPHDNGHSIVLIGGGLTNLTAFKEGWIQPQDATATAVSLAAAPQGGMNVLDLCAAPGTKTGHLAELMGNRGRITAVDVTEKLPLIEQGCQRLGVDIVTAWPTDRLGELPAETFDLVLADVPCTNTGVLARRPEAKWHFTQEFLSDVVRDQQFLIAAAQAFVRAGGRLAYSTCSMETEECEALVQRFVKRYPRMRVISQKVTRPGGAENPAQWHDGGFVAILQAT; encoded by the coding sequence ATGGACAAGAAAAACATACAACATTCGGCTCGTGACATCGCTGTCCGGGCGCTGCTGGAAGGCCCGGCCCGGGCGGCGTCGGCACTGGATATGGCAATTGCCGCCGCGGCGGAAATATCATCCGCCGACGCGGCGCTGGCGCGCGAGATCACGCTGGGATGCATCCGCCGCAAGGCCACGCTGACGGCCGTCCTGCGGGCGTTTCTGCAAAAGCCCGATCAGCGACTACCCGAGACGATCTGGAAGATCATGTCCGTGGCGATGTACCAGGTGCTGTTCCTGGACCGCGTGCCGGACTTTGCGGCCGTCAACGAAGCGGTCGAGCAGACCTCGCGCATGGGCTACCCGCGTCAGCGCGGGCTGGTCAACGGCGTGCTGCGGTCGGTTCTCCGCAGCCTGTCGCCGCTGGAGCGGGGCGAGGTGGTGCAGGCCGCGGACGTCATCCCCGTCGGCCCCAGCGCCATGCGCCGCTGCAGCAAGGCGATCTTCCCCAATCCCGAGCGTGACGAGGTGGGCTACCTCGCCGCGGCAGGGAGCATGCCCGAGTTGCTCGCCCAGCGATGGCTCAAGCGGCTCAACACGCTGCGAGCGGCGCTGCAGGCGGCGATGCACGCCTGCTCGAGCCCGCCGCTGGTCGCCCGCGTCAACACGCTCAAGAGCTCAGTCAGGCGGACGCTCGATTCGATCAAGGCCGAGGGCGGCGAGGCTTTGCCCCACGACAACGGACACAGCATCGTCCTCATCGGCGGCGGGCTGACCAACCTGACGGCGTTCAAGGAGGGCTGGATTCAGCCGCAGGACGCCACCGCCACAGCCGTCTCGCTCGCCGCGGCGCCGCAGGGCGGCATGAACGTGCTGGACCTCTGCGCCGCACCGGGCACCAAGACCGGCCACCTGGCCGAACTGATGGGCAACCGCGGGCGCATCACCGCTGTCGACGTGACCGAGAAGCTGCCCCTGATCGAGCAGGGCTGCCAGCGCCTCGGCGTGGACATCGTCACGGCGTGGCCGACCGACCGCCTGGGCGAGCTGCCGGCTGAGACATTCGACCTGGTGCTGGCCGACGTGCCCTGCACCAACACCGGCGTGCTGGCGCGGCGTCCCGAGGCCAAATGGCACTTCACGCAGGAGTTTCTCTCCGACGTGGTGCGCGACCAGCAGTTCCTGATCGCCGCGGCGCAGGCGTTCGTTCGCGCGGGCGGGCGGCTGGCGTACAGCACGTGCAGCATGGAGACCGAGGAGTGCGAAGCGCTGGTACAGCGGTTCGTCAAGCGATACCCCCGCATGCGGGTGATCTCGCAGAAGGTGACCCGTCCCGGCGGGGCCGAAAACCCCGCCCAGTGGCACGACGGCGGGTTTGTTGCTATCCTTCAAGCAACCTGA
- the fmt gene encoding methionyl-tRNA formyltransferase produces the protein MRIVFCGSGSLAVPILAAVAGAGHQVLEVFTQPPRQSGRGRHLQPTPVARAAADLNLPVQECSAINASQACEHLKALAPDVIVVADYGQFIKDPTCATARHGAFNVHASLLPELRGAAPINWAIIRGFARTGVTTFSLVPRMDAGDIYLQEATDIDPGETAEDLAARLATMGANLAVRTLDLLAAGNATRTPQDEAKATLAPPLTKADGVIDWSADAVTIRNRIHGTWPWPGAQTTLRRADGREQPVIIARAEAIEDPGCHGGRSSAAMLAQNDQGHGGAETAAMAPGQCGVLLDDLTVAAGSGRVRIIELKPAGKRLMDWQSFVNGAHPKPGERMV, from the coding sequence ATGCGAATCGTCTTCTGCGGCAGCGGATCGCTGGCCGTTCCGATCCTGGCCGCTGTGGCCGGCGCCGGACACCAGGTCCTCGAAGTCTTTACGCAACCGCCGCGACAGAGCGGACGCGGGCGACATCTGCAGCCCACGCCCGTGGCCCGCGCTGCCGCAGACCTGAACCTGCCTGTGCAGGAATGCAGCGCCATCAACGCCTCGCAAGCCTGCGAACACCTGAAGGCTTTGGCGCCCGACGTGATCGTGGTGGCCGACTACGGGCAGTTCATCAAGGACCCGACCTGCGCCACGGCCAGGCACGGGGCCTTCAACGTGCATGCCTCGCTGTTGCCAGAGCTGCGCGGGGCGGCGCCGATCAACTGGGCGATCATCCGCGGCTTTGCCCGCACGGGCGTGACGACGTTCTCGCTGGTGCCCAGGATGGACGCCGGCGACATCTACCTGCAGGAGGCCACCGACATCGACCCGGGCGAAACGGCCGAGGACCTCGCCGCGCGCCTGGCGACGATGGGGGCAAACCTGGCGGTGCGGACGCTGGACCTGCTGGCGGCCGGCAACGCGACGCGCACGCCGCAGGATGAAGCCAAGGCCACCTTGGCCCCCCCGCTGACCAAGGCCGACGGCGTGATCGACTGGTCCGCCGACGCCGTCACCATCCGCAACCGCATCCACGGCACCTGGCCCTGGCCCGGAGCCCAGACCACGCTGCGCCGAGCTGACGGGCGAGAGCAACCCGTCATCATCGCCCGCGCCGAGGCCATCGAAGACCCCGGGTGCCATGGCGGCCGTTCCTCAGCCGCCATGCTCGCGCAGAACGATCAGGGACATGGCGGCGCGGAAACGGCCGCCATGGCACCCGGCCAGTGCGGCGTGCTGCTGGATGACCTGACCGTCGCCGCTGGAAGCGGGCGAGTGCGCATTATTGAGCTTAAACCCGCCGGCAAGCGCCTGATGGACTGGCAATCGTTCGTCAACGGCGCTCACCCCAAGCCTGGCGAGCGGATGGTCTGA
- a CDS encoding SGNH/GDSL hydrolase family protein: MAFKVNGGQTFVFIGDSITDCGRRAHARPLGDGYVRQVVDMATARYPERKIDFINEGISGNTVIDLRNRWSDDVLRHRPHWLSVKIGINDLHQNLGGGPITPAVFETTYRDILTQARKHCNPRIVLIDPFYISADRWPASFRTSVLKALPKYIAVVHKMAREFKAASVRTHDLFQQQLRHRPADAFCPEPVHPTASGHLVIAHGVLKALGW; this comes from the coding sequence ATGGCATTCAAGGTCAACGGCGGCCAGACGTTTGTGTTCATCGGCGATAGCATCACCGACTGCGGGCGGCGGGCGCATGCGCGGCCGCTGGGCGACGGGTACGTGCGGCAGGTGGTCGACATGGCGACCGCGCGGTATCCCGAGCGGAAGATCGACTTCATCAACGAGGGCATCAGCGGCAACACCGTCATCGACCTGCGCAACCGCTGGAGCGACGACGTGCTGCGCCACCGGCCGCACTGGCTGAGCGTCAAGATCGGCATCAACGACCTGCACCAGAACCTCGGCGGCGGGCCGATCACGCCGGCCGTCTTTGAGACGACCTACCGCGACATCCTCACCCAGGCCCGCAAGCACTGCAACCCCAGGATCGTCCTGATCGACCCGTTCTACATCAGCGCCGACCGCTGGCCGGCGAGCTTCCGCACCTCGGTGCTCAAGGCCCTGCCCAAGTACATCGCCGTCGTGCATAAGATGGCCCGCGAGTTCAAGGCCGCCTCCGTCCGAACGCACGACCTGTTCCAGCAGCAACTCCGCCACCGCCCCGCTGATGCCTTCTGCCCCGAGCCGGTTCACCCGACGGCATCGGGCCACCTGGTCATCGCCCACGGAGTCCTCAAGGCCCTGGGTTGGTGA